In one window of Bemisia tabaci chromosome 4, PGI_BMITA_v3 DNA:
- the LOC109043342 gene encoding uncharacterized protein isoform X1, translating to MNRFICALFSALLLYDQIDIFIEAGKVTVVKISCTMTDDKCNDHCFQKYGYFGRHIPRYGKELTYGVVYFRKICICHLGKHLKEYLKDNELPWRKLWLKMIWSPKSFHEWLTRYDVPFITHKTAEALGYLL from the exons ATGAATCGTTTTATCTGTGCATTATTTAGTGCTCTCCTACTATATGATCAAATTGATATCTTCATCGAAGCAGGTAAAG tcacaGTTGTCAAAATATCGTGCACCATGACGGATGACAAATGCAACGACCACTGCTTCCAAAAGTACGGATATTTCGGGCGACACATTCCAAGATACGGGAAGGAGCTCACTTATGGTGTCGTGTATTTTCGCAAGATCTGTATCTGCCACTTAGGAAAACACCTGAAGGAATATTTAAAAGACAACGAGCTACCGTGGCGCAAGCTGTGGCTCAAGATGATTTGGTCACCGAAAAGCTTCCATGAGTGGCTCACCCGCTACGATGTGCCGTTCATCACCCATAAGACAGCGGAAGCCCTAGGATACCTCCTTTGA
- the LOC109043342 gene encoding uncharacterized protein isoform X2: MNRFICALFSALLLYDQIDIFIEAVTVVKISCTMTDDKCNDHCFQKYGYFGRHIPRYGKELTYGVVYFRKICICHLGKHLKEYLKDNELPWRKLWLKMIWSPKSFHEWLTRYDVPFITHKTAEALGYLL, encoded by the exons ATGAATCGTTTTATCTGTGCATTATTTAGTGCTCTCCTACTATATGATCAAATTGATATCTTCATCGAAGCAG tcacaGTTGTCAAAATATCGTGCACCATGACGGATGACAAATGCAACGACCACTGCTTCCAAAAGTACGGATATTTCGGGCGACACATTCCAAGATACGGGAAGGAGCTCACTTATGGTGTCGTGTATTTTCGCAAGATCTGTATCTGCCACTTAGGAAAACACCTGAAGGAATATTTAAAAGACAACGAGCTACCGTGGCGCAAGCTGTGGCTCAAGATGATTTGGTCACCGAAAAGCTTCCATGAGTGGCTCACCCGCTACGATGTGCCGTTCATCACCCATAAGACAGCGGAAGCCCTAGGATACCTCCTTTGA